In a genomic window of Muntiacus reevesi chromosome 1, mMunRee1.1, whole genome shotgun sequence:
- the ETV3L gene encoding ETS translocation variant 3-like protein, with protein sequence MHCSCLAKRLPAISTAGNAWIPGLAFPDWAYKAESSPGSRQIQLWHFILELLQKEEFRHVIAWQQGEYGEFVIKDPDEVARLWGRRKCKPQMNYDKLSRALRYYYNKRILHKTKGKRFTYKFNFSKLIVVNYPLWEIRAPPSPHLLLGAPALFQPALLPMGVQSELLHSMLFAHRAVAEQLAGQRTPQGPPEASGNKKGSSSSAHRLGSAPVSCRLGSCCHLGSPLNDPPSFASFTPPLPFPVPSNWSRLSAPFLPPVAPEQHFPGSSTPGTLLPGPICAPAAQHFPELPLLARLAQGAEERLRLWSLRPEGLEVKPETTSAPREGFSSERQGASPGEGSPASPSLESFKAVWPLDPP encoded by the exons ATGCACTGCAGCTGCCTGGCCAAGCGCCTCCCTGCCATTTCCACAGCTGGCAACGCCTGGATCCCAG GCCTGGCCTTCCCCGACTGGGCCTACAAGGCCGAGTCGTCCCCGGGCTCCCGGCAGATCCAGCTGTGGCACTTCATCCTGGAGTTGCTGCAGAAGGAGGAGTTCCGCCATGTCATTGCCTGGCAGCAGGGAGAGTATGGGGAATTCGTCATCAAGGATCCAGACGAGGTGGCCCGCCTCTGGGGCCGCAGGAAGTGCAAACCACAGATGAATTACGACAAGCTGAGCCGGGCCCTCAG ATATTACTACAATAAGAGGATCCTGCACAAGACCAAAGGCAAAAGGTTCACTTACAAGTTCAACTTCAGCAAGCTCATCGTCGTTAACTACCCTCTGTGGGAGATCCGGGCACCCCCATCCCCCCACTTGCTGCTGGGGGCCCCTGCTCTATTTCAGCCAGCGCTGCTACCCATGGGTGTACAGAGTGAG CTCCTACACAGCATGCTGTTCGCCCATCGGGCCGTGGCAGAGCAGCTGGCGGGACAGCGGACCCCTCAAGGGCCACCAGAGGCCTCTGGGAACAAGAAGGGAAGCAGCAGCAGCGCCCACC gacTTGGCTCTGCCCCGGTATCCTGCCGGCTTGGCTCTTgctgccacctggggagccccctaAACGACCCGCCCAGTTTTGCCTCCTTCACCCCTCCCCTACCATTCCCTGTCCCATCCAACTGGTCCCGCCTCTCAGCACCCTTCTTGCCCCCTGTCGCCCCAGAGCAGCACTTCCCAGGGTCCTCCACGCCAGGCACCCTGCTCCCGGGACCCATCTGTGCCCCAGCAGCCCAGCATTTTCCAGAGCTTCCACTGTTGGCCAGACTGGCGCAGGGGGCTGAGGAGAGGCTCCGACTCTGGTCCCTGAGGCCCGAGGGGCTGGAGGTAAAGCCCGAGACCACGTCGGCTCCCAGGGAGGGCTTCTCCTCAGAGAGGCAGGGAGCCAGCCCTGGAGAGGGAAGCCCCGCATCCCCCAGTCTGGAGAGCTTCAAAGCAGTGTGGCCCCTGGACCCTCCTTAA